In a genomic window of Deltaproteobacteria bacterium:
- a CDS encoding cob(I)yrinic acid a,c-diamide adenosyltransferase translates to MHGYIQVYTGDGKGKTTAALGLALRAAGAGLKVFIAQFVKGAEYSEIKALGRFSDLITLKQYGRGCFIYQEPAEEDKRLAVAGLEEAEAAMLSGQYQVIILDEVNIATYFPLFSVERLLDLIRKKPADVELILTGRKADPRIVEIADLVTEMGEIKHYYQKGVEARTGIEK, encoded by the coding sequence ATGCATGGTTATATCCAGGTATACACAGGTGACGGCAAGGGGAAGACGACGGCGGCCCTGGGCCTGGCCTTGCGTGCGGCCGGCGCCGGTCTGAAAGTATTCATCGCCCAGTTTGTGAAAGGCGCCGAATACAGTGAAATCAAGGCCTTGGGCAGGTTCTCCGATCTGATCACCCTCAAACAGTATGGCCGGGGATGTTTTATCTATCAGGAGCCCGCCGAGGAAGACAAGAGGCTTGCCGTCGCAGGTCTGGAGGAGGCGGAGGCAGCAATGTTAAGCGGCCAATATCAAGTAATCATCCTCGATGAAGTCAACATTGCCACGTATTTTCCCCTGTTTTCGGTGGAAAGATTGCTCGATCTGATCAGGAAAAAACCGGCCGACGTGGAACTAATTTTAACGGGCCGGAAAGCCGATCCCCGCATCGTGGAAATTGCCGACTTAGTGACGGAGATGGGCGAGATCAAACATTACTATCAAAAAGGCGTCGAGGCAAGAACAGGGATAGAGAAATAG
- a CDS encoding energy transducer TonB produces the protein MGEVMERVAGSKSLTVAAIVSLIIHGGIFLAYALVFKDAGALNTSGFLQVALIMPAELEKPAPLPAPLAINEKTRFGIENPREPEITVDVAKILEEAPPQGGRETLAAKAAGEAATLQAKDQGARNLAPVSSADQHSRPGSEAAASSTPSIVTASSPDTGSSARIIPATTTERGNNVRGNQYVIASRGEMSGYGKLETSRSGSLTFAAPRYSENYLPDYPLPARQRGYAGVVMLSVEVLADGSVGRLKMKKTSGYELLDKSAQDAVKVWKFSPAKKMGTPVTMWVDIPVKFELN, from the coding sequence GTGGGTGAAGTTATGGAAAGAGTAGCCGGTTCGAAAAGCCTTACCGTTGCCGCTATTGTATCCTTGATCATTCATGGAGGTATTTTTCTGGCCTATGCCCTGGTTTTCAAGGATGCCGGGGCGTTAAATACCAGCGGGTTCCTTCAGGTAGCGCTGATCATGCCTGCGGAGCTGGAAAAACCGGCCCCTCTGCCGGCGCCACTGGCAATAAATGAAAAGACCCGCTTTGGCATAGAAAACCCCAGGGAACCGGAAATTACCGTGGACGTGGCAAAAATATTGGAAGAGGCGCCTCCCCAGGGCGGGCGGGAAACTCTGGCCGCAAAAGCAGCGGGCGAGGCGGCCACTCTGCAGGCCAAAGACCAAGGGGCAAGGAACCTTGCCCCGGTATCCTCGGCTGATCAGCATTCCCGGCCCGGCTCTGAAGCTGCAGCATCGTCAACGCCGTCAATCGTTACCGCATCCTCGCCGGATACCGGCTCATCTGCACGGATAATCCCCGCCACAACAACTGAGCGCGGCAATAATGTTCGTGGAAATCAGTATGTTATCGCTTCCCGTGGCGAAATGTCCGGGTATGGAAAGTTGGAGACAAGCCGGAGCGGCAGCCTGACCTTTGCCGCCCCCCGTTACAGCGAAAACTACCTCCCCGACTATCCACTGCCGGCCCGCCAACGCGGCTATGCCGGCGTGGTGATGCTGTCCGTGGAAGTCCTGGCCGATGGCAGTGTGGGCCGTCTGAAAATGAAAAAAACCTCCGGCTACGAACTGCTTGACAAATCAGCCCAGGATGCGGTCAAAGTCTGGAAATTTTCCCCGGCGAAAAAGATGGGAACGCCGGTCACCATGTGGGTAGATATACCAGTAAAATTCGAACTGAACTGA
- a CDS encoding Ig-like domain-containing protein yields the protein MASNASTAGSGAENQAVGKVFIQYGTAKAVAADGTERALAPNSPIFAHDQIITDSDGSVSIMIDGHDGAPATQLDLGRMSHVTIDEDVYAGAAPGLTADATAEADKIQQALLAGDQPIDLDATAAGGDAGAGGGVTSPFSLSLTGTEGQVGSGAGTTGTEFGTSGTIQGAFTAPTETPINANLTLSAPTAVTENEPGVTFTVHLDNPAQSAATVAVQVGETTYNVEIAAGSSTGTLFIATAHPDAYVDPRSVTATVTGVTGGSFTGVDFSTAQATTAITDVTDTTVAHITTSNVTENAAGVTFSIHLDNAPQGAATVDVQLHDTFTNTTTIQTVAIDAQGNGTLFYASAHPDAYADGSSVTATVTAVSGGNYEATSVVSATATAQVTDVNVDGHDTTVAHITTSNVTENAAGVTFSVHLDNAPQGAATVDVQVHDSFTNATSIQTVAIDAQGNGSFSIATEHPDVYTDPSTVTATVLDIHGGNYEATSVAGATATAQVADVTDTTTVTLDNVTVTEGGNIVYTAHVDHAPQGDLHITLDDTAHTSITIQAGQLSGASEPVIAQNAPDGDAHLTVGITGAQGGNYEHLDTTNTMHLTIIDTVPHANPDIGTVVEGQILTVGLTAGVLANDTASADGITVDAGTFTNGTAGGTLVLAADGSYTYAAPAHVDNTNGAVSDTFTYTVHDADGSTSQSTLTIAIADTGVTAVADVNAVTEHQTATVGGNVITTGPGADTLGADAVHVTLVNGETVAATGTTTIEGSLHGSLVIGANGAYTYTAPVSVNNLIDGVNQPAHEVFTYTITDADGSTSQSTLTIAIGDTGPTAITPDYAYLTNNLGQNQMGTVYLDTDHNVDNNYGNDLNGTVKFAATNGSDSGVTAATAHVYLYTDGSHLIGSTLANSNYATALATTAAKVFDATLNPDYSITTASDTYSFHLYQQIDGGIGTFSVNDVGFQFHGGNQPYAYFDNPTAGASDVLLTPMEKVDGTLISSGTLNTTATAGGVSGGVSVGNGEAMRVDYVINLTGDSTKNVSSANYSITANQDHHFDGHSHVNGATAEFTGISGSSGILIKAFTDPDGNNTVGESTNAHENIKSVFISYNGESKVTSVIDGETGGHNVTVGGHVFHVADSGADALLTGVVDHTTIGTLTDHGYTTLEYDYASGATFKLGSFGATEFTPGDAHELKFDLAVTDGDGSTVPSAMHVFLSPDDHIIQIADDTHHTLTVATGTAGTLVGTDGTDILTGAGGNDILIGGHGHDTLTGHAGADTFIFREAGATNVDHIVDFKSSEGDKIDLSSLTANDTNVHVTHDAVANTTTVSVDSAEVAVLEGYTGSVDILLGDVTHHHT from the coding sequence ATGGCCAGTAACGCAAGCACAGCAGGATCAGGGGCAGAAAATCAGGCAGTAGGCAAGGTATTTATTCAATATGGAACGGCAAAGGCCGTGGCGGCGGATGGGACGGAAAGAGCCCTCGCACCCAACAGCCCGATTTTTGCTCATGACCAGATTATCACCGACAGTGACGGCAGCGTTTCCATCATGATAGACGGCCATGATGGCGCCCCGGCGACCCAGTTGGATCTCGGCCGAATGAGCCATGTAACTATTGACGAAGATGTTTATGCCGGAGCAGCGCCGGGATTAACCGCGGATGCCACCGCCGAGGCCGATAAGATTCAGCAGGCCCTCTTAGCGGGCGATCAGCCGATTGACCTGGATGCCACTGCCGCCGGCGGTGACGCAGGGGCAGGCGGTGGAGTAACTTCGCCCTTCAGTTTATCTCTGACAGGCACTGAGGGCCAAGTTGGTTCCGGCGCAGGCACCACAGGAACAGAATTTGGAACATCAGGCACCATCCAGGGAGCATTCACCGCACCAACTGAGACTCCAATTAACGCAAATCTAACTTTGTCAGCGCCTACAGCGGTAACTGAAAATGAGCCCGGCGTAACCTTCACCGTTCATCTGGACAATCCGGCACAGAGCGCTGCCACGGTTGCCGTGCAAGTCGGGGAAACAACTTATAATGTTGAAATCGCCGCCGGCAGCAGTACGGGCACGCTCTTTATCGCCACGGCCCATCCGGATGCGTACGTTGACCCAAGGAGCGTCACGGCGACGGTCACCGGTGTTACGGGCGGGAGCTTCACCGGAGTTGATTTCAGCACTGCTCAGGCGACCACCGCTATTACGGATGTCACCGACACGACGGTAGCCCACATCACTACGAGCAACGTGACGGAGAATGCGGCCGGCGTGACCTTTAGTATTCACTTGGACAACGCCCCGCAGGGTGCTGCCACGGTGGATGTCCAGTTGCATGACACCTTCACGAACACCACTACGATCCAGACGGTGGCGATTGACGCGCAGGGGAACGGCACTCTCTTCTACGCGTCGGCGCATCCGGATGCATATGCCGACGGGAGCAGCGTGACGGCCACGGTAACGGCGGTCAGTGGGGGAAACTACGAGGCCACCAGCGTGGTCAGCGCCACGGCGACGGCCCAGGTTACCGATGTGAATGTGGATGGTCACGATACGACGGTAGCGCACATCACGACGAGCAACGTGACGGAGAACGCAGCGGGCGTAACCTTCAGCGTTCACCTCGACAACGCACCACAGGGTGCGGCCACTGTAGATGTTCAGGTCCATGACTCATTCACGAACGCCACCTCGATTCAAACGGTGGCGATTGACGCTCAAGGGAATGGTTCGTTCTCCATCGCCACGGAGCACCCCGATGTTTACACCGATCCGTCCACCGTCACGGCTACGGTACTCGATATTCATGGCGGTAACTATGAGGCCACGAGCGTTGCCGGCGCTACGGCGACGGCCCAGGTTGCCGATGTTACCGACACAACGACGGTAACTTTGGACAACGTTACAGTAACTGAAGGAGGTAACATTGTTTACACGGCGCATGTAGATCACGCACCGCAGGGTGATTTGCACATCACGCTGGACGACACAGCACACACTTCTATTACAATCCAGGCGGGTCAGCTTTCGGGTGCTTCAGAGCCAGTTATTGCTCAAAACGCGCCTGACGGTGATGCTCATCTAACAGTAGGAATCACCGGCGCGCAGGGCGGTAACTATGAGCACCTGGATACAACCAATACTATGCACCTGACAATCATAGATACTGTCCCACACGCGAACCCCGACATCGGCACGGTGGTAGAAGGCCAGATCCTGACGGTTGGTTTGACGGCGGGAGTTCTTGCCAACGATACCGCCAGTGCTGATGGCATAACTGTAGATGCCGGGACATTTACGAATGGTACGGCTGGTGGTACGCTGGTGCTTGCGGCGGACGGCAGTTACACCTACGCTGCACCTGCCCATGTGGACAACACTAATGGTGCGGTGTCTGATACCTTTACCTACACTGTCCATGATGCGGACGGATCGACCAGCCAAAGCACGCTGACGATTGCCATAGCCGATACGGGAGTAACGGCAGTTGCGGACGTCAACGCGGTGACGGAACATCAGACAGCTACAGTGGGAGGTAATGTCATCACGACAGGGCCCGGCGCCGATACGCTGGGTGCGGACGCCGTTCATGTGACATTAGTCAATGGAGAGACTGTTGCAGCAACCGGAACTACCACCATTGAGGGTAGCCTACACGGCTCTTTGGTGATAGGCGCGAATGGCGCTTACACCTACACGGCGCCTGTTTCTGTGAATAATCTGATTGATGGTGTAAATCAGCCGGCTCATGAAGTTTTCACCTACACGATTACGGATGCGGACGGATCGACCAGCCAAAGCACGCTGACGATTGCCATAGGAGATACGGGTCCGACGGCCATTACCCCGGATTATGCATACCTGACCAATAACCTTGGGCAAAATCAAATGGGTACTGTCTATCTTGACACCGATCATAATGTGGATAATAATTATGGAAATGACTTAAACGGTACCGTCAAATTCGCCGCAACCAATGGATCTGACAGCGGTGTTACCGCGGCAACTGCGCACGTCTATCTGTATACAGATGGATCGCACCTTATTGGTTCAACATTGGCTAACAGCAATTACGCTACGGCTTTAGCTACAACTGCGGCTAAGGTGTTTGATGCTACGCTGAATCCTGATTATTCTATTACGACGGCAAGTGACACCTACTCTTTCCATTTGTATCAGCAGATCGACGGCGGGATAGGCACGTTTAGTGTTAACGATGTTGGATTCCAATTCCATGGCGGTAACCAACCATACGCGTATTTTGATAATCCTACAGCAGGTGCTTCAGATGTATTGTTGACTCCGATGGAGAAGGTGGATGGAACTCTAATTTCATCCGGCACATTAAATACTACTGCAACGGCAGGTGGTGTCAGCGGTGGTGTCAGCGTTGGTAACGGTGAGGCAATGCGCGTAGATTATGTGATAAATTTAACTGGTGATTCAACAAAGAACGTCTCCAGTGCAAATTACAGCATAACTGCTAATCAGGATCATCATTTTGATGGTCACAGCCACGTCAATGGGGCAACGGCCGAATTTACCGGAATTTCCGGGTCTTCGGGAATACTCATCAAGGCTTTTACGGATCCGGACGGCAATAATACCGTCGGAGAATCTACTAATGCGCATGAAAACATTAAAAGCGTATTTATTAGCTATAACGGCGAATCGAAAGTCACTAGCGTGATTGATGGCGAGACAGGTGGGCATAACGTTACTGTTGGAGGACATGTCTTTCACGTAGCCGACAGCGGTGCTGATGCTCTGCTAACTGGTGTCGTAGATCATACAACTATCGGTACTTTGACCGATCACGGCTATACAACATTGGAATATGACTATGCGAGTGGTGCTACCTTTAAGCTTGGGAGCTTCGGTGCTACCGAGTTTACTCCAGGCGATGCCCATGAACTCAAGTTTGATCTTGCCGTGACCGATGGTGATGGAAGTACGGTTCCAAGTGCTATGCATGTGTTTTTGAGCCCGGATGATCACATCATTCAGATAGCTGATGATACCCATCATACCCTGACTGTTGCTACCGGGACTGCCGGAACACTTGTCGGCACAGACGGGACTGATATTCTGACAGGTGCGGGAGGCAACGATATCCTCATCGGTGGTCATGGCCACGACACACTGACAGGTCATGCGGGCGCGGATACCTTTATCTTTAGAGAAGCCGGGGCTACTAATGTAGACCATATCGTCGATTTCAAATCAAGCGAAGGCGATAAGATCGATCTCTCTTCTCTTACGGCCAATGATACTAACGTCCACGTGACACATGATGCCGTCGCGAATACCACTACTGTGTCAGTAGATTCCGCCGAAGTTGCGGTCCTTGAGGGCTATACTGGATCAGTGGATATCCTACTCGGTGATGTGACGCACCATCATACTTAA